A stretch of the bacterium SCSIO 12827 genome encodes the following:
- a CDS encoding response regulator transcription factor, with protein MARGSDAVNADLPHLLVVDDDGRLRDLLSRFLTENGFVVVTAADAAQARSRLSHFDFDAVILDLMMPGETGLEFARDLRTRSTIPILMLTAMAETEDRISGLEGGADDYVVKPFEPRELLLRIRNIMKRTPQAQAPGDDLHLGDFLFRRDRGELLRGGQPVRLTDLEAGLLSALAARPGDVLTRDDLIARTGAAGGGRAVDVQVTRLRRKIEPDPRDPRYLQTVRGKGYVLRPD; from the coding sequence ATGGCACGAGGGAGTGATGCCGTGAATGCCGACCTGCCGCATCTTCTTGTCGTTGACGACGACGGCCGTCTGCGCGACCTGCTGAGCCGCTTTCTGACGGAGAACGGCTTCGTCGTGGTCACCGCCGCCGATGCGGCCCAGGCGCGCAGCCGGCTCAGCCATTTCGATTTCGACGCGGTGATCCTGGACCTCATGATGCCGGGGGAAACGGGTCTGGAATTCGCGCGCGACCTGCGCACCCGGTCGACCATTCCCATCCTGATGCTGACCGCCATGGCGGAGACCGAGGACCGAATCTCGGGCCTGGAGGGCGGCGCCGACGATTATGTGGTTAAGCCGTTCGAACCGCGTGAACTGCTTTTGCGCATTCGCAACATCATGAAGCGCACCCCTCAGGCCCAGGCCCCCGGGGATGATCTTCATCTCGGCGATTTTCTGTTCCGCCGTGACCGGGGCGAGCTGTTGCGGGGGGGGCAGCCGGTGCGCCTGACCGATCTGGAGGCCGGATTGCTGAGCGCGCTTGCCGCGCGTCCGGGCGACGTGCTGACCCGCGACGACCTGATCGCCCGCACGGGGGCGGCCGGCGGCGGGCGTGCCGTCGATGTACAGGTCACCCGTCTTCGCCGTAAGATCGAGCCCGATCCCCGCGATCCCCGCTATCTACAGACTGTGCGGGGCAAGGGCTACGTTCTACGTCCTGATTGA
- a CDS encoding HAMP domain-containing protein yields the protein MPLQTTIKNALPKSLLGRALLIIVTPLILLQVVSGLIFYETHWDKVSYRLARSVAGDVAAIVQLVTDDPSEEGRERAAALAGRNMDMFVTFLPGAILSNKAVPPTNDLEEVLDRSMQSFIVKPYRLDSESSDRNVSIDVQLADGVLRITTTRKRLFSTTVYVFVIWMIGTSLILFGVATIFMRNQVKPIRRLARAADNFGKGRDVSNFKPEGATEVRQAAQAFMAMRERIQRQITQRTDMLSGVSHDLRTPLTRMKLQLAMFKNVDGVDDLSADVSEMEHMLEGYLAFARGEGTEKPTPTDLGMLLEDVVSQVRRRGRPIDLHLEDQLNLPLRPNAFKRCVTNLVENAARYGQHVSVRAGHRGDTIEITVDDDGPGIPEDKRAEVFRPFFRLDDSRNPETGGVGLGLTIARDVVRSHGGEILLSESPAGGLRGRIRLPL from the coding sequence ATGCCCCTTCAGACAACCATCAAGAACGCCCTGCCGAAAAGCCTGCTCGGCCGCGCCCTGCTAATCATCGTCACGCCGCTGATCCTGTTGCAGGTGGTGTCGGGGCTGATTTTCTACGAAACCCATTGGGACAAGGTGTCCTACCGTCTGGCGCGCAGCGTCGCCGGCGACGTGGCGGCCATCGTGCAACTGGTGACTGACGACCCCAGTGAGGAAGGCCGCGAGCGCGCCGCCGCCCTGGCCGGCCGCAACATGGACATGTTCGTGACCTTTCTGCCGGGCGCGATCCTGTCCAATAAAGCCGTGCCGCCGACCAACGACCTGGAAGAGGTGCTTGACCGTTCCATGCAGAGTTTCATCGTCAAGCCCTACCGCCTGGATTCGGAAAGTTCCGACCGCAACGTGAGCATCGACGTACAGCTTGCCGACGGCGTGCTGCGCATCACCACCACACGCAAGCGGCTGTTTTCGACCACGGTCTATGTCTTTGTCATCTGGATGATCGGCACGTCGCTGATTCTGTTCGGGGTCGCCACCATCTTCATGCGCAATCAGGTGAAGCCGATCCGCCGCCTGGCCCGTGCCGCCGATAATTTCGGCAAGGGCCGCGACGTATCAAACTTCAAACCCGAAGGCGCGACCGAGGTCCGCCAGGCGGCCCAGGCCTTCATGGCCATGCGTGAACGCATCCAGCGCCAGATCACCCAGCGCACGGACATGCTGTCTGGTGTGTCCCATGACCTGCGCACGCCGTTGACGCGGATGAAGCTGCAATTGGCGATGTTCAAGAACGTCGATGGGGTGGACGACCTATCCGCCGATGTTTCGGAAATGGAACACATGCTGGAAGGCTATCTTGCCTTCGCCCGCGGCGAGGGCACGGAAAAACCGACGCCGACGGATCTGGGCATGCTGTTGGAGGACGTGGTCAGTCAGGTCCGACGCCGTGGCCGGCCCATCGACCTGCACCTGGAAGATCAGTTGAACCTGCCGTTGCGACCCAATGCCTTCAAGCGCTGCGTCACCAATCTGGTGGAGAATGCCGCGCGCTATGGCCAACATGTGTCGGTGCGGGCAGGGCACCGGGGCGACACCATCGAGATCACCGTGGATGACGACGGGCCCGGCATTCCCGAAGACAAACGTGCCGAGGTGTTCCGGCCGTTTTTTCGGCTCGACGATTCCCGAAACCCGGAAACGGGTGGGGTCGGGCTGGGTCTGACCATCGCCCGCGACGTGGTGCGCAGCCACGGCGGCGAAATCCTGTTGTCGGAATCGCCGGCCGGTGGTCTGCGCGGCCGTATCCGCCTGCCCCTATAG
- a CDS encoding response regulator transcription factor: MTDSLPSKVLIADDHALFRKGLGSLLEIIDPDITVVEAASYPEALRTANETDDLDLALVDLGMPGMERFAGLNALIRSLDGVPVVVVSAAETSEEMSLAMDCGAHGYIPKTLDSSVVVNAVRQVIAGEIYLPPTLLDWAPGGAKTEGPGGLHLTPRQRDVLNLMAGGKSNKEIARILGLAEGTIKLHVTGLLKVLDANNRTQAVIKAASLGLTQGLEQD, from the coding sequence GTGACTGATTCCCTTCCGTCAAAAGTTCTGATTGCCGACGATCATGCCCTGTTCCGCAAGGGGCTGGGCTCGCTGTTGGAAATCATCGATCCCGACATCACGGTGGTCGAAGCCGCGAGTTATCCGGAAGCCCTGCGCACGGCCAACGAAACCGACGACCTGGACCTCGCGCTTGTCGATCTGGGCATGCCGGGGATGGAACGGTTCGCGGGCCTGAACGCCCTGATCCGTTCCCTGGACGGCGTGCCGGTGGTGGTCGTGTCCGCCGCCGAAACGTCAGAGGAAATGAGTCTGGCGATGGATTGTGGTGCCCATGGCTACATCCCCAAGACCCTGGACAGTTCCGTGGTGGTCAATGCCGTGCGTCAGGTGATCGCCGGGGAAATCTATCTGCCGCCGACACTGCTCGACTGGGCTCCCGGCGGGGCCAAGACCGAAGGCCCCGGCGGATTGCACCTGACGCCGCGTCAACGTGACGTACTCAACCTCATGGCCGGCGGCAAGTCGAACAAAGAGATCGCCCGCATCCTGGGGCTCGCCGAAGGCACCATCAAGCTGCATGTCACGGGCCTGCTGAAGGTGCTCGACGCGAACAACCGGACCCAGGCGGTTATCAAGGCGGCATCGCTGGGGTTGACACAGGGCCTGGAACAGGACTGA